The nucleotide sequence TAAATCAATcataaagatatataaatgattGTACTGGTTGATGATTAAACTTTACCTAATTGTTGACgacaagaaaattattaaatgtttatatatttttgggttTGGAATAATTTTGAGGAGAAATTGTCACCCAGCTCCACCATCTTTTTTTTATCCATGATTAATGTAGGTTTGTTGTATAATACGATGATGGTGACTTACTTGTATGTTATTTGCTTCGTTATGAATTTTTTAATAGAGATTTAATAAACTGAAGCATAAAGAACTGATGTTTCGTCAAGAAggttctttattttatttttaaagagagAACGTCCATGGATAGGAAACGAATTGTTATTGTGATGAGAACACAAATATTTCACAGAAAGTAAGatctataaataataaacaagagAAAGTTAACAAAATGAAATGTAAGCTTCCAACAAACACTGTTAGCTTTTAAGCAAAATCGAACTCTATCAACTTAGAAAGGCACCGAATAACATATAGTAATGCTTCGCTTCTGTTCAATATGAGAAGAGAACACATTATAACCTGCAAAAGAAGGAGATACCATATGATATGGAGTATCAAAGTTACAAAGCAGAGGACAATGAAATTAAAGAACTCACAAGATTGTTGAGAGAAAAGAAGTTACCCCACATATAATGATAGCATAGATCCTCAACAGAACTATAAACTGTAAATGTTCAAACAAACATAGATAAATGATCCCAAATACTCATCAAATGCtctttatatatagtttcaacAATCAATAGATGAGAACATACCACGATGATGTATAGTAAATAACCAGAACGAGATATCAAACAGACAAGTAGTAGCATAGCTGCACGAAACACAGCACCACGAGTGCCGAAGCAACACATGATCAAATACATAGCAATCCACTTGTTCTTCCATAATGAAGCGCCTACATCTGTTATGTTACATACAAATAACAAACCGCATGATCAAAAGCCATACGTAAATGTTCATGATGTAGTTAAAAACATATGAAAGATTCTCTCACATATTCCCTTACGGAGAAACTCGCCAGCTCTTCTTGATTGAATCTCATCCTACGAATAAGacgaataaaatattttaaataactaagagATGCACTTGACAAGctctaaaacatattttcataatatataagttgctttaaagatattttcttgtttcaaaatataagtttttttttcaaaatacctTTGGTCTGCGGATGCGGATGCATGTGACTCTAGTGCTGAACTCGACTTGTTGAAGCTTAAGTGGGACCAAACTCTCGAGGTAAGGACATATAGCACAAATGTCTGAAGAGAAGGGACGGAGTTGGTCTGTGTCTTGATAATATTTAAACAACCTCTTTTTGTCGTCATAGAAGACAACATTCCCTTGGTTAGATACACTCAAGGGCGTAAATGACCTAGACTCCACGTATGGCTTGATACCTAAACTTATGGAGTGAGTATTGCTCCATGTTTCTTCTTGAGAAGCATCCATAGTCCATATCCCTAGCTCCAATCCACCAAAAGATTAATCCCTTTCGGACATGGCTATGACTAGACGATCACCAACGTTGACAATCTGTGCTTCAAGCACGATGCCTTTGGGAAGATGCGGATGTTTAACGTAATGGAACTTTTCCGTGTGGAGATCCAAGGCTAGTATCGAGTATACTGAATCCTTGACACCATGACTCTTAATTCGTAACCAGTAGATTGTTCCTTTGACACAAGCTGATTTACGTCACATCAACCTTGTAACGACGTGGTTTCCAAAGTGCTGACATCAAGAGTGTCGCTATAGTTAGGATCACCGGATATCCTCACTACTTTGTAGTGACCTTTGATCTTTTCTCTACCGAATCCCATCGCATAATACCCGGGGAAATAAGTCGTCCATGTTcctgaaattttaaattataatgtaACCATCAAGTagataaaaatgtatataaaatttaaactcTAGAACTCCAGATGAAACATTAGCGTTGACTTCCAAATTTTAAGTGTTACATATATAGTTCATCTACTCTTTCAAACTATTTAAAACATTGTGCCTGTctgacattttaaaattttcataatgCCATAAGCTCAAATAAAAATTTGTCTTATAAActtttgtaaaaactaaaaaagttaCGTACAACTAAAATTATCGTATAAAATCATGATGCCCTAAACAATATTCATATACAGTAATTGTTTCGATATACATAAATCTCAAGACCAGTTATGCTTTTGAACATGACATAATAGAAGATTACGTACCGTTCGTAAACGTGGAGTTAGTGCGGCGGCTCACGAGGGGAGGGGAATGAAACCGCTGGAGTTGTCCCGTCGAGGGGTTCAAAACGTTTACACACTCTTCTTCGGGGGTGCAGACCAAACCGTCGCAACTCATCGACGGTCTTGTCGCGTGATATCTATACATTAGTAATGtcagaaaattaataaaaaagaacTCGATaaacttttcatatttttgcattttttcaaaacattttcttgaaaatgCCATTTATATATTAAGCTCCgacttgataaaaaaatagacattAGTTTTCTTCATTTTGTGGCTAATTCTTGTATACAAATATTCACGTACGTAAATTTTTTGAGCATCATCAGTAACTGGTAAAATCAGTGTAGCACCAAATTTTAGTAACAAATTTCCAACTCCGTAAATGATTTAAATTACATATAAACATACATAAAATAAGTTGCAAGACCATCCAAACCTTAAATCACTCTGACAAAGTTTCCAAGCATGAATCTCAATGAGGGATATTAAAGTATTCACACGAAACTCTCCCTGGAAACACACACAactatgtgtgtatatatatatatgaaattaaataTTCACCTGTGTAGATAACTGCTTTAGTGTTTGACTAATTACTTCACGAAATCACCTCTATGGCCTAAACAAGACCGTAATACTTTGGACACTACGAAGGAAGAAAGAATAGAAGCCAAGTTTTGTCTTACAACTCTAATCGCAAAACCTCTTTTGGTCGTACCTCTCCGTACTTCTGAAACCCACTGCTCAGCCGCCTCATTCATTCCTTTAGCCGACTTCCTAAGCTTCTCTTTGAAACTGAAGCTCTCTGGTCCGTTCAAGTCGTAGCTTGCCAACACCACTCGTCTTCCGTCCCTGTAACATTTCTGCGAGTACCATTCGCTCTGGTCATGATGAGGCAGCGTTACATAAGCGTACATGTACTTTTGTTCAGacataacaatatatat is from Brassica napus cultivar Da-Ae chromosome A4, Da-Ae, whole genome shotgun sequence and encodes:
- the LOC125608244 gene encoding uncharacterized protein LOC125608244, translating into MDASQEETWSNTHSISLGIKPYVESRSFTPLSVSNQGNVVFYDDKKRLFKYYQDTDQLRPFSSDICAICPYLESLVPLKLQQVEFSTRVTCIRIRRPKDEIQSRRAGEFLRKGIYVGASLWKNKWIAMYLIMCCFGTRGAVFRAAMLLLVCLISRSGYLLYIIVVCSHLLIVETIYKEHLMSIWDHLSMFV
- the LOC106394198 gene encoding F-box/LRR-repeat protein At2g43260, giving the protein MSCDGLVCTPEEECVNVLNPSTGQLQRFHSPPLVSRRTNSTFTNGTWTTYFPGYYAMGFGREKIKGHYKVVRISGDPNYSDTLDVSTLETTSLQVYSILALDLHTEKFHYVKHPHLPKGIVLEAQIVNVGDRLVIAMSERD